TAGGTAAGTCCGCCGAAAACTCTCCAGTTTGGAGCTTCGGGTACGGCATTTTCATTTACAAGTTTAAACCCACCCCCGCCGGTTAAGACAAAACTCTCACTTAATCCCAGGTGAATACCTACATTGAGCTGACCGGGATTATCTACTTTATCCTCGACGGGTATCCCCAACAGATTAACAACCTGATCTTCTTCCTCACTTCCAAATTCATGTAAAAAGGTTGCCTCTGCAAACAAATTGACCTTGTTCCCTCCTGCCAGGGAAAAATCTAAACCGGCTCCATAAACCAGAGAATCCTGGAGACTACGAAGTAAGGGATTGGGATCCCCTGCCTTATATCCAGAAATGAAAAAGCCAACGTTGCCATAAAGGTTTAGGGGGCCAACATGCTTGGTGAGGATTCCACCCAGGGTATAATCAGTACTTCCACTTCCCAGCCCGATTTTCTCATCCCCATTGGGAAAAGAAACCAGGCCGTAAAGGGCAATAGCCGGAATACCACCGGTTTCGTTGAGGATCCGATATTTGCCCGAGACGGTTATATCCCCAATCCCACTCTCAGAAAATTCAGGAGTTCCATGGGTAGCAGGAAGAAATAAATCCAGGGCAGGTACAGACACACCTATTTGAAATCGGGGTATAAGACCCAGGGCGGCTCCCAACCTTACTTCAGTTAACTCAGGTTTACGTGGATCTTCAGGCAGGTCAAGCCGGGAATAATCCACATAAACCCCTATAGAAAACTCCCAGGGAGCCGGAGTCTCCGTACCAAACAGTGTATATAAACCGGAAAGCCCAAATTTGGTTGGTACCTCCCGATTACTTTCTTTTGTCGTTGCCGCAAATGTACCGCAAGAACCAATCCACACTAGGACAATTAAACTCAGAATGACAGACACCACAACATATTTTTTCTCCATGAAAACCTCCTTTGGTAAAACTTTAAAGTACTTTTCCCCTTTCGCAAACTCCCTCCACCCTGTCTAAACTTATTAAAGATAACCAACGGCAGGTCAAATAAAAACAAAACTGCGCCTGCTATCTACCATTGATATGAAAACTTTTCAAGAGAAAAATAAAGTTATATACGTTTATTTAAGCATTATTTTTGACGGTTGTTAGTTACGAGGATTAAATGAGGATTAAATTAGGTGTAGAAGATCTTAGGAGCACGGGCATCCTACCTGCTATTTTTAAAAGGATTTGGAATTGGAAGTTAGGCATTAGAGGAATCCCCAACTCCCAATTCCTACCATATCGGATTGGAATTGAGAGGGTTCTGACTTCTTTTGATTGAATGAAACCTCCAGGTAGGGCTGGTGAAGACTTCTGGCGACTGTTATAAAGTTCTGAGCTAGTGCTTTGTTACTTTAATTTTGCTTAATGTTTAAGTGACCCTCACCCCCGGCCCCTCTCCCACGCTGCAGAAGAGGGGAGCTGGGGAGTGAAAGTAGCCCTATGAGGTCAAAATTAAGTAAACAGTGTACTAGTTTCAAGGAGATGTCCGGTTCCTTGTGGAGTCG
This Candidatus Limnocylindrales bacterium DNA region includes the following protein-coding sequences:
- a CDS encoding OmpA family protein — its product is MEKKYVVVSVILSLIVLVWIGSCGTFAATTKESNREVPTKFGLSGLYTLFGTETPAPWEFSIGVYVDYSRLDLPEDPRKPELTEVRLGAALGLIPRFQIGVSVPALDLFLPATHGTPEFSESGIGDITVSGKYRILNETGGIPAIALYGLVSFPNGDEKIGLGSGSTDYTLGGILTKHVGPLNLYGNVGFFISGYKAGDPNPLLRSLQDSLVYGAGLDFSLAGGNKVNLFAEATFLHEFGSEEEDQVVNLLGIPVEDKVDNPGQLNVGIHLGLSESFVLTGGGGFKLVNENAVPEAPNWRVFGGLTYSFMRKSDTRIAQVPPPTPAPPPTQVIPVEPPIVNRCPEITEVALSASEIPGNERIKISAKATDADNNPLTYQWTATGGEIVGSGGEVIWTAPDCRTIGGPSITYTLTVTVSDAQCPVTQSRTIVVRCERILEGKLPFDKGSARLNNLAKAALDNIAIVLKKFPDQDILIEGHTDSAGSETANKRMGLRRAESVKSYLITRHGIEPRRIRIESLGSTRAIASNDTEEGRRQNRRVEIYRLIK